CTGAAATTGATATGGACCTTCCTAAAAGAAATTCTCCAACGATCCGAACCGCACAAGACACTATTGATCTTGTGCGCCGTCTTGCAGTTCATTATAATGATGCAATGATTGCTGGTATTTTAAACAGGCAGGGCAGACAGACCGCCCGGGGTCATAGGTTTACAGCAAATAGGGTTGGTAATCTACGCCGACACTGGAATATTCCCAAATTTGATCCAGCAAGTATTTCTCCTGATGAAGGTGAACTGGTAACAGTTCAAAAAGCAGCTAAAATTCTTGACGTTGCCTCCGGAACAGTCCACCGTTGGCTTTTAGATGGCTTTATTGCTGGCGAGCAGATCACACCAGGAGCCCCGTGGCGTATTCGGATGACAGAGGACTTAAAATCCCGCTTCGTTCAACAGCCTCCTGAGGGCTATATCACCATGAAAGAGGCTAAAAAAATACTCGGTGTCTCACGCCAAACGGTGTTGCATCGTGTAAAATCCGGTAAGCTACCTGCTGTCCATGTGCGCAAAGGAAAACAAATGGGCTTATATATCAAGGTGATAGACAACCAAATGGATCTTTTTAATTAACTTTCATGAAAGGATGTGCAGTATGACGATGGCTCCAAAAATTTTGAAAGATCAAGGTCTACAACATATTCTTTCCCTCTGTCCACTATCTGTTTGGCTGCCGCCACTGCCTTCTGCGGGCTGTATCCGGGACGAAAGCCATAGCTGTGGTCAGAAAAGGTAGGATCAATTATAGGTTCCAGTAGAAGCTTTAATGTGGCGTGCACCACTCTGTCACGTACGCAAGGTACTCCAAGCAAACGCACGCCCGCATTGCCAGGTTTAGGTATCTCTACCCGTCGAACCGGATTTGGTTTATAGCTCCAGCTTTCGAGATCCTTCTTGAGCTGGGCCAGCTCTTCTTCAACACGGTCCTTAAATCCCTCGATGGTGACACCGTCTATTCCAGGCGCCCCACCGTTCTTCTTCACCGCTGCAAAGCCTGCGTACAGGTTAGCCTCATCGCAGAGCTTCTCAAAGAGACTTCTCTGATCAACAAATAGGTCAAGTTGCCTCATTTTGCTTTTCATTATGGGCTTCATCTGAAGACCCTCTGTCCGTAACGGCTACATTGCTGTGCCGCTTAGGGCTTGGCTGTCGCAGTTACAACGGCCCGGATCAGACGGCCCGTCACCGGGTAAGATCGTGCACTTTCCTTGCTCGCTCACCTCCTCTACCCAGCAGAATTACGGAAAGGATATTGGGCTTTGATAGTCGAGGGTATCTCGCCCGTTCCGTCAGGCCTACCAGAGGTTCACACCGAGTTTGAGCAGCAAGTTTGGCGTCGGCTTCCTTCAGATCCCTCATTGGCTTCCCTTCACCGGGTTATCCCTCCTCAGGCAGATCCGGGAAGTTTCTTGGGGCACCCTTGCCTTTGCCTACATATTCCCTCCTTTCAAGGGCTATGGCTGGACTTACACCAGCTAGTTCACGACCATGCCGGTCGCACCTCAACCCAACCTACCGAAAAACTGGTTTGGCCCCAAAGATGATCAAGCCCAACTTTTCTGTAACAGGCCGGATTAAAATTGATAAGGAAGGGATTTTTTCAATTGAATCGCGCCTCTTTTTTTGTCGATATATCCCCCGTTTTTTAACTCCGAAACAATCCTGCTGACCATTTCCCTGGAGGCCCCCACCCGGAAGGCAATTTCCGTATTGGTCAATTTTTCGGTAACCACACCGTCGCCATTTTTCAATTCAGTGAGCAATCTGGCGATTCTTCCATAAACATCCTTGAAAGCCAAATCTTCTATCTGCCGTGTGGCCACCCGGATTTTCCCGACCAACCCTTTCATCATATTCAGCATAAGTTCCGGATTTTCAGAGACAATCTGCAGGAACGCCTCTCTTTTTATTACAACAAATTTGGATTTTTCCTTTGTGATCACTGCGGCGCTGCGGGGTTTGGCATCAATAAAGCTCATTTCCCCAAAATAGTCCCCCGGCCTGAACACGTTCAAGATAATCTGCCTGCCGCCTGGATCCATACTCAATGCATTTGCCCGCCCCTTTAAAATGATATACAGGCTGTTTGTTTCATCCCCTTCATTTATAATGACAGTGTCTTTGAGAAAAATTTTTTCGCAGGAGACCGATTCTATTTTCTGAATTTCACTTTCCGTAAGCCCGGAAAATAAAGGGATCTGTTTCAGAAAATTATCGTTTTCAAAGGATGATGATCGCATACAATGGATTCCTTCTTTCAGACATAAAAATGAGTGCTCACCTAGTTTTTTACGGATGCATCAAAAAACGCTGAAATAAAAATATTCCAACTTGATTACACGAGTCCGCGCCGGTTCTTCTTGTTATATCTACCTGAAAAATCATCCATAAACAAGATTCTCTTGCGTCCTGCAATGGTAAGGGTTTTGTTAAAACTTATAGATATTGCGTTATGGACCGATGCTGGAAAAATCTCCAAAAGTGTGAACTGGTTCACAAAAAACGAGTGTCACATGCCATATCCAAGTATGCCTCACTCTCCTATTTTGTATCTGAGGGGAAATTTAAAAAACAACACCAGGAAACGATTTTTCAAAAATTAAGAAAGGAGGTGATAACTACGAAAAAAAACAGAGCCTAATTTTATGTTCACGTTCGTTAACCAATACCGCCAAAACAATTGGTCAAAAACGCCCGCGGGCCGACCTGGTCTATCAACAACCAGGCTTAGCCTACAACAATATATGAAAGAAATTAAGCAAATTACTTACACTTTCATATAAAAAAGAAGAGGAGAGTGACATGAACCGTTCAAAAAGAATAATACAAAACCAATTTTATGCATTCAGTTTATTCGCAATCCTATTTTTTGGGATAATCGTTACCGAAGCTATGGGTGCGGAAAAATTAGATTACGCATTTGAAACGCCTAAAATTATGGAATCAAAAACCAATATGCCATCGGGCACAGATTTAACCAAATTTTCCGGACTGCCGTTTTCGTCTGTAATCCAAAGGGGCACGATACCCTATGCAGCAAAAGAAGGATTGCCGATTCTTCCGGTAAAAACTGCAAAAATATTGATACCACCGGGGCATCGGGTTAGCAATATTTCCGTTTCGCCCGGAGAAAAACGGCAAATGGAGGGCAACTACAATGTTGAATACATGAAGCGTCCTCAAATAACCACGGACAAGTCATCAAACACAACACCTCCTGACAGTGAAATCTATAGATCTGCCAAAGAATTTCCCGGGGTGCTGTACAAAAAGGTAGGCATTCAGCACAAGCAAGGGGCAACCGTCCTGTTAATCAATCTTTTCCCTGTCCAATACGTTCCGGCAAAGGGCATTCTTCTGTATTACGAAAACCTGAACGTATCCGTTGAGACGACAATGGATAAAAGTGAAAATAGGTCCACAGAAAATGAAAACCAAATTACGGATCTTGCATCGGTCATCAATTTTGTTGATAACCCGCAGACCATCGAATTGTATCCGGACATACAGCTGAATGAGAACGGATTTTACCAGATTGACCAAGGCTTTTTCTTAAAGCGATACCCCTATATCATTATCACGAATAAGGCGCTTTCCGCCTCTTTTAAGCCGCTTATCTCCCACAAACAAAATCGCGGCATTTCGGCAAAAATTTTCTTTTTAAGTGATATCTATTCACATTACAGTGGTACCCGGCCGGACGGCGGAACGGACAACCAGACCAAAATCCGGAATTTCATCAGGGGCGCTCGCCTGCTCTGGGGGACCAGATACGTACTGCTCGGAGGTGACGATGAAATCATTCCCCACAGGGGAGCCTATGGCAGGGTCAATACTACCAATGGTGTGGTATCCGACACCGATATTCCTACGGATCTCTACTATGCATGTCTTGACGGCACCTGGGACAATGATGCGGACGGAATATACGGGGAATCCAATGACGGTTACGGTGGTGGCGAGATTGATCTATACAGTGACGTATACGTGGGACGAGCACCGGTCAACACGGAAGACGAGGCAGATAATTTTGTAAATAAAACCATACAATTTGAAACCAGCCGTTTTACAGAAAAAGCCCTTATGACCGGAACCCAATTGAATGAAGTAACGTGGGGCGGTGATCACAAGGACTTGATTACCCCCATTTTGCCGCCGACTTGGACCGTTGATACTCTTTATGACAAAGAAGGGACCTGCAATACCGGATCTGTTGTAAACTTCTTAGACAGTAACGAATATATCATTATGAACAGCGCCGGCCATGGTAGCAACAGCAACTTTTCACATATCGACCGCGGGGATGTGGACGGACTGACCAACACCGTATATCCGCTCATTTACACCTGGGCGTGTTATACCGCTTCTTTTGACAACCGGCGTTCCTATGGATCTTACGAAACGGATGATGCCGTTGCCGAACATTTTGTAAAGAACCCGAACGGCGCCTTCGCGTTTATTGGAAATTCCCGCTATGGTTGGTATTCTCCGGGAAGCACCGGGGGCACATCCCAGCAATTTGATGAAACATTTTTTGATACCCTTTTCAATGACAACATTATCAATCTGGGTAAAACCCTGGCCGATTCAAAGGAAGATCTTATCGGTTCAGTTGGAGCAACCGGTTCATATCGCTGGGTATATTTCTGTTTGAATCTCCTTGGTGATCCCGAAACGCCATTCAGCACGGACCCTGTCTGTTACCCCGATTTGAACGCACCTAAACTTTCACTCAAGGGAACGCAAACCATACCTCTCCACGGAAATATTTACAAATTCTTTAAACTAAACGTCACCAACTGGAGTTCTTTTCCAAACGACCTTTTCACTCCATCCCCCTGGCTTCCGCCCTGCGGATCAAATCCCAATGCCTCACGGACATGGATCAAAATATATGATCAGGATGACAGGCAGCTATATGGTTTTTGTGCTTTTAATTCAAATGACGATTTAACAAAAATCTGGTTTTCCGTTAGAAATGGTAATCCCACACCCAAATCGGTTTATGTCGTGCTTGAGGACAGGGAATGTGATATCAAATATACGTCAAACAAAATTCTTATCCCCCGGTTCATTGAGCTACCCCATGATTTTGAAATCCAGCCCAAGAGGGAACTATTGAAAAAAGAGTTCACTCTGTCTGTGAAATGATCTACGCAATGGATTGATCTTTGACTTTTAAGGCGGCATGACCATGCCGCCTTATTAACTTATTGGCTCAAACCCCAGTTGATGGATCATGTTAAGGTCTTCTTGAAGTTGATTGCCTGTTGTCGTCAAATAATTGCCTGTCATTATGCCGTTTGCACCGGCCTGAAAAACAAGAGAATGAAGCTTTTTTAAATTTAAAATGCGTCCACCGCAAATAATTATGTCTGTATCCGGCAGCACATATCGCATGATCGATATTATTTTCAGACATTTTATTGGTGTCAGATTATTTTTGCCTTCAAAACAAGTTCCCGGCATGGGGGTTAAAAAATTGATTGGAACAGCATCCACCTTAAGCGCCTTTAACTCAAAGGCCAATTCGAGAACCTGGGCCATACTTTCATCTACACCGAAGATCCCGCCGGAACAAACAGACAAGCCGGCTCTCTTTGCGCGCTTAATCGTGTTAATCCGGTCATCATAGGTGTGGGAAGTGCAAACCGAATCAAAATGGCTTCGGCACGTTTCAAGGTTGTGATGATACCGGCCAACACCGCAGGCTTTCAAGTAATCCATCTGGGCATCATTCAAAATCCCCAAAGACACACAATAGGACAGTTTCTTTGACGAAAGTTCTCCCAGGGCATCTCCCACCTGGCGCACCTCATTGTCAGGCAGTCCTTTGCCGGTGGTCACAATTGAATAGCGATGGACATGTGTATCCATTAGTTCATATGCGCCTTTTTGAAGTTCAGCTTTGGGCATCAGGGGATAGATTTCAATATCCGAGGCATGAAATTTAGATTGAGCGCAAAATCTGCAATCCTCACTGCACATGCCGGATTTTCCGTTGCAAATTGAGCACAACTGGATTTCACGCTTAAAAAAGGTGTCCCGGATGAGATCCGCGCCTGCCATCAGCTCGAACACATCTTTATCCTCAGTCAATGCCAGATGATGATACACAGTATTTTCAAGCCGTTGGCCATCAATAATGTTTTTTGCAATATCGATATATGATTCAATGGGATATTTCATTTTTTTGATAGGAATATTAAAAATTCATTTTGGTTAACATAGAGTCCGGCAATGGAGAGCGCTGTGGAAATTACCATTCCTCCCACGGCAAGCATATCGATGCCCATGAGGTTGGAAGCAAGTCCGCAAATTCCGCCGATGATGAAGGCCAAACGTCTATAATATGGATGAATGGTCTTTTTCTTCCACATGATCAGGGCAACAGCCACCGGCGGAACAACACCGGCTGTAAACACCGCATATGCCTGGATGAGCAGGGAAATAATATCGGGATTTTTCATTGCAAGCAGCGCAGAGACAAGGCCCACTATGATCACCACTACCCTGGTGGTCCGGACCCGCTCCTGCTTCAGGATGTCATACTCAACAATGCTTGCAACAGCAAAAAGGCAGGTGTCAGCCGAAGAGATGATGGCCGAGACAAGGCCGATCAATAAAGCGATTCCCATTGCAGGCGGCAATTTTTCCGCAATGATATAGCCAAGGACATCTTTTCCATGGGACGGGTCAATGTGAAAAGAGGCCCAAATACCGATCAGCGTAATGACAAGACTCATAACAACAAGGCCCAATGCCGACAGAAACGAAGCTCGCCCGGCGGTCCGGGCATCCCGGGCCGTAAGAATACGCGAAAAAAGCAAGGGGCATACAAAATAACTGCCGCCGACGACAACCAGATAGTACACCAGATTTTCGAAGGTAAACCCCTCATTGATCAAATCGAACCGGATCGCCTCCAGCGGCACAGGCTGCCCGGTATAAAGAGAGACCAAGGTGAAAAGCAGAGTGCTACCTAAAAGGAAAAATTGTACCTTGTCGGTTTTCATCACCGAGGACTGCCCGCCCATGGCCGAATAAGCGATAATAACCAGGGCCGTCACCAGGATGGAAACGTTAGGATCAATACTCCCAAAGGCAGACATAAGTTTTGCCCCGGCAACAAATTGTGCGGCAATAATACCGGTCCAGGCAATCACCACAATAATGGACGTCAGAAATCTGGCATCCTTGCCCATCAGTTTTTCAGTCAGATCCGGCAAGGTATAGGCCCCGACCTGCCTGACCTTCCGGGATAAAAAAAGAGACTGAAGCAAAAGGCCGACAGCGCCAGCCCCAAGCCACCAAAAAGCGGGGAATCCGATATCCCGGGCCGTAGAGACAACGCCCAGGGTGGCAGAAGCCCCGATACAGGTGGCAAGGATCGAGTATGCAATGGCCCCGGTACTTTGGCTTCTGCCCGATACGATGAAATCATCAAAATTTTTTATCTTTTTAAACTCAAACAGGCCAAAGCCCAGAAGTACCAGAACATATAAAATGAGAAACAACATCCTGTCTTTAACTCCTTATTAAATAGCACCTGACGTTTTTTGGTGAAGCTTTAAATAGTTGTTCAATACCTGACACATGGTTTGCGCAATTTTCACTACATCCTCTTTTCTACAGACATAGGGCGGCATAGTATAGACCAGCCGCCCAAATGGGCGTATCCAGACCCCGGC
Above is a window of uncultured Desulfobacter sp. DNA encoding:
- a CDS encoding C25 family cysteine peptidase → MNRSKRIIQNQFYAFSLFAILFFGIIVTEAMGAEKLDYAFETPKIMESKTNMPSGTDLTKFSGLPFSSVIQRGTIPYAAKEGLPILPVKTAKILIPPGHRVSNISVSPGEKRQMEGNYNVEYMKRPQITTDKSSNTTPPDSEIYRSAKEFPGVLYKKVGIQHKQGATVLLINLFPVQYVPAKGILLYYENLNVSVETTMDKSENRSTENENQITDLASVINFVDNPQTIELYPDIQLNENGFYQIDQGFFLKRYPYIIITNKALSASFKPLISHKQNRGISAKIFFLSDIYSHYSGTRPDGGTDNQTKIRNFIRGARLLWGTRYVLLGGDDEIIPHRGAYGRVNTTNGVVSDTDIPTDLYYACLDGTWDNDADGIYGESNDGYGGGEIDLYSDVYVGRAPVNTEDEADNFVNKTIQFETSRFTEKALMTGTQLNEVTWGGDHKDLITPILPPTWTVDTLYDKEGTCNTGSVVNFLDSNEYIIMNSAGHGSNSNFSHIDRGDVDGLTNTVYPLIYTWACYTASFDNRRSYGSYETDDAVAEHFVKNPNGAFAFIGNSRYGWYSPGSTGGTSQQFDETFFDTLFNDNIINLGKTLADSKEDLIGSVGATGSYRWVYFCLNLLGDPETPFSTDPVCYPDLNAPKLSLKGTQTIPLHGNIYKFFKLNVTNWSSFPNDLFTPSPWLPPCGSNPNASRTWIKIYDQDDRQLYGFCAFNSNDDLTKIWFSVRNGNPTPKSVYVVLEDRECDIKYTSNKILIPRFIELPHDFEIQPKRELLKKEFTLSVK
- a CDS encoding Crp/Fnr family transcriptional regulator, with protein sequence MRSSSFENDNFLKQIPLFSGLTESEIQKIESVSCEKIFLKDTVIINEGDETNSLYIILKGRANALSMDPGGRQIILNVFRPGDYFGEMSFIDAKPRSAAVITKEKSKFVVIKREAFLQIVSENPELMLNMMKGLVGKIRVATRQIEDLAFKDVYGRIARLLTELKNGDGVVTEKLTNTEIAFRVGASREMVSRIVSELKNGGYIDKKRGAIQLKKSLPYQF
- the bioB gene encoding biotin synthase BioB gives rise to the protein MKYPIESYIDIAKNIIDGQRLENTVYHHLALTEDKDVFELMAGADLIRDTFFKREIQLCSICNGKSGMCSEDCRFCAQSKFHASDIEIYPLMPKAELQKGAYELMDTHVHRYSIVTTGKGLPDNEVRQVGDALGELSSKKLSYCVSLGILNDAQMDYLKACGVGRYHHNLETCRSHFDSVCTSHTYDDRINTIKRAKRAGLSVCSGGIFGVDESMAQVLELAFELKALKVDAVPINFLTPMPGTCFEGKNNLTPIKCLKIISIMRYVLPDTDIIICGGRILNLKKLHSLVFQAGANGIMTGNYLTTTGNQLQEDLNMIHQLGFEPIS
- a CDS encoding reverse transcriptase domain-containing protein gives rise to the protein MKSKMRQLDLFVDQRSLFEKLCDEANLYAGFAAVKKNGGAPGIDGVTIEGFKDRVEEELAQLKKDLESWSYKPNPVRRVEIPKPGNAGVRLLGVPCVRDRVVHATLKLLLEPIIDPTFSDHSYGFRPGYSPQKAVAAAKQIVDRGKEYVVDLDLSKFLEPSSYCTSFHES
- a CDS encoding sodium:solute symporter family protein, which gives rise to MLFLILYVLVLLGFGLFEFKKIKNFDDFIVSGRSQSTGAIAYSILATCIGASATLGVVSTARDIGFPAFWWLGAGAVGLLLQSLFLSRKVRQVGAYTLPDLTEKLMGKDARFLTSIIVVIAWTGIIAAQFVAGAKLMSAFGSIDPNVSILVTALVIIAYSAMGGQSSVMKTDKVQFFLLGSTLLFTLVSLYTGQPVPLEAIRFDLINEGFTFENLVYYLVVVGGSYFVCPLLFSRILTARDARTAGRASFLSALGLVVMSLVITLIGIWASFHIDPSHGKDVLGYIIAEKLPPAMGIALLIGLVSAIISSADTCLFAVASIVEYDILKQERVRTTRVVVIIVGLVSALLAMKNPDIISLLIQAYAVFTAGVVPPVAVALIMWKKKTIHPYYRRLAFIIGGICGLASNLMGIDMLAVGGMVISTALSIAGLYVNQNEFLIFLSKK